One genomic region from Salvelinus sp. IW2-2015 linkage group LG24, ASM291031v2, whole genome shotgun sequence encodes:
- the LOC112067847 gene encoding peroxisomal succinyl-coenzyme A thioesterase-like, translating to MNFNSEGPGRIQAISNPCAKNELKQPATNTPKGSHRWFVHSDGFGEFPAVLSADANAVALLMDMIEIPVLGLLACGFVIDANWHRTLLGRRSAITVSDVAKANGDKVDLWDCRPGFTGRVFLGFAKDASLGGTYEGAEPMGLLWSMQPVPGSRTGLRLRKMDVLTPXVVHISVYSGHMTEGFSKQSPLATVVTERWYMAPGVCRIDIREHGVRGTLFLPPGPGPFPGVLDMWGGGGGLVEYRSGLLASHGFVSMALEYLSHDKNRTSDIBSKTYFEKAFRIVQEHPLVMKDRVALFGLSLGTSVALNLAAYSKDISPRCCVCISGSHVNPVNKAFGKVFRRMNDVTSDLQMTQMMRAAGNEHLLTILQYPDSVNKHTVCVCVCVCVDLHPLSLQGPYTPHFRVSNFIVQQTRQKVIMLWGGYTKPHADAQEDCWEKSLIFLRQHLYPSPDSVPKAKL from the exons ATGAACTTCAACTCAGAGGGTCCYGGAAGGATACAGGCCATCTCCAACCCATGTGCTAAGAATGAACTCAAGCAACCTGCCACCAACACCCCAAAGGGGTCACATAG GTGGTTTGTCCACTCGGATGGGTTTGGGGAATTTCCCGCTGTGCTGTCTGCAGATGCCAACGCGGTGGCCCTTCTCATGGATATGATAGAGATCCCAG TACTAGGCCTGCTCGCCTGTGGATTCGTCATTGACGCGAACTGGCACAGGACGCTTTTGGGGAGGCGTTCGGCCATTACAGTCAGCGACGTGGCCAAGGCTAACGGTGACAAGGTAGATTTGTGGGACTGCCGACCGGGCTTCACAGGACGTGTGTTCTTGGGAT TTGCTAAGGATGCCAGTCTTGGAGGAACATATGAAGGAGCAGAGCCCATGGGTCTACTGTGGAGCATGCAGCCTGTTCCAGGTAGTCGGACAGGCCTCAG gttgAGAAAGATGGATGTCCTCACTCCTAKGGTGGTACACATCTCTGTGTACAGTGGGCACATGACTGAGGGCTTCAGCAAGCAGTCTCCCCTAGCRACCGTTGTCACAGAACGATGGTACATGGCACCGGGTGTGTGCAGAATTGACATCAGGGAACATGGAGTCCGAGGGACCCTCTTTTTACCCCCAGGTCCCGGACCCTTCCCTGGGGTGTTGGATAtgtggggagggggtggggggctaGTGGAGTACCGCTCCGGCCTCCTGGCGTCACACGGTTTTGTTTCCATGGCGCTAGAGTACCTTTCCCATGACAAGAACAGAACCTCAGACATCRATTCAAAAACCTACTTTGAG AAAGCATTCAGGATTGTGCAGGAGCACCCTCTGGTGATGAAGGACAGAGTTGCTCTGTTTGGTCTCTCCTTAGGCACGTCAGTCGCCCTCAACTTGGCAGCCTACTCCAAAGACATCAGC CCCAGatgctgtgtgtgtatcagtgggaGTCACGTCAACCCGGTCAACAAGGCTTTCGGCAAAGTGTTTAGAAGGATGAAcga tgtgacctctgacctgcagATGACCCAGATGATGCGTGCAGCGGGTAACGAGCACCTACTGACCATTCTACAATACCCTGATTCT GTAAAcaaacacactgtctgtgtgtgtgtgtgtgtgtgtgttgacttacATCCACTTTCTCTCCAAGGTCCCTACACACCCCACTTCAGAGTCAGCAACTTCATAGTGCAGCAAACACGACAGAAAG tgatcatgttgtggggagggTACACCAAGCCGCATGCCGATGCTCAGGAAGACTGTTGGGAAAAGAGCCTTATCTTCCTACGGCAACACCTCTACCCCAGCCCTGACTCTGTCCCAAAGGCCAAGCTGTGA